One segment of Metallosphaera cuprina Ar-4 DNA contains the following:
- a CDS encoding MFS transporter: protein MKDVFKPLDEKKFSFFHVKSLLTTGMGVFTDGYDLSSIGIVLLLVLSEFGITTKSPDYVSLTAAISGSALAGAAVGAILFGFLSNMGRKTFYGVDVALMTVGALLQAFVTDPTQLIIVRFLLGLGVGADYVLSPMIMAEHSNAKDRGKIIALGFGLFWGFGATLAAVVYLALQAAGVPSYLIWRIVLAAGAVPAASVIYLRRKIPETARFLGRIKGDAEKLKGVIREVTGENVSVDPEIKDKTSALYYIKRNWSVFLSACLLWFLFDIVAYSGILFGPSLIAQSLGINSGVFQLLIEGAFTVPGGIIALSLIDRVGRKPLQVIGFVGMALSLLSFSLYKNMAGLAFSPMIAFALYGLQNLASQAGPGSVSASGILGVELAPTKVRGTIQSLTVASGRIGATLTSFVFPSLFHQYGEAFAIYFLAGIAAIAAILTFAVIPETKGKSLENSSREIDLVQT, encoded by the coding sequence ATGAAAGATGTATTCAAACCGCTAGATGAGAAGAAGTTCTCTTTCTTTCATGTTAAATCCTTGCTAACTACTGGGATGGGCGTTTTCACTGACGGTTACGATCTTTCCTCCATAGGAATAGTCTTGTTGCTAGTTCTCTCCGAGTTCGGGATAACGACGAAGAGTCCTGATTACGTTAGCTTAACAGCTGCCATATCAGGTTCAGCGTTAGCTGGAGCTGCCGTAGGCGCAATACTCTTCGGGTTTCTATCAAACATGGGGAGGAAGACCTTTTACGGCGTGGATGTGGCCTTGATGACTGTTGGGGCGTTGCTTCAGGCTTTCGTTACCGATCCAACCCAGTTGATCATTGTGAGGTTCCTACTTGGCTTGGGCGTCGGAGCTGATTACGTGCTCTCACCAATGATAATGGCTGAACACTCTAACGCTAAGGATAGGGGTAAGATAATAGCTCTGGGCTTCGGCCTATTCTGGGGCTTCGGAGCCACTTTAGCTGCAGTGGTCTACCTTGCTCTCCAGGCAGCTGGGGTTCCATCGTATCTAATATGGAGGATTGTCCTAGCGGCTGGAGCTGTACCCGCAGCTTCCGTTATTTACTTGAGGAGGAAGATACCAGAAACGGCCAGGTTCTTAGGAAGGATTAAGGGAGACGCGGAGAAACTTAAAGGAGTTATAAGGGAGGTAACTGGGGAAAACGTCAGTGTAGACCCTGAGATAAAGGATAAGACCAGCGCGCTATATTACATTAAAAGAAATTGGAGCGTCTTCCTATCTGCCTGTCTCCTTTGGTTCCTCTTCGATATAGTGGCCTACTCAGGGATTCTCTTCGGTCCTAGCCTCATAGCGCAAAGCTTGGGGATAAACTCAGGAGTTTTCCAGCTTTTAATAGAGGGAGCCTTCACGGTACCTGGAGGGATAATAGCGTTATCTCTCATAGATAGGGTAGGAAGAAAACCTCTCCAAGTTATAGGGTTTGTAGGGATGGCGCTTTCGCTACTTTCGTTTTCTCTATATAAGAATATGGCAGGTCTAGCTTTCTCCCCGATGATAGCGTTTGCGTTATACGGGTTGCAAAACCTTGCAAGTCAGGCAGGACCAGGATCCGTTTCCGCTTCCGGGATTTTAGGGGTAGAGTTGGCTCCTACCAAGGTGAGGGGAACGATTCAGTCTCTTACCGTGGCGTCTGGTAGGATAGGCGCCACGTTGACCTCCTTCGTCTTCCCTTCACTTTTCCACCAGTACGGAGAGGCGTTCGCGATCTACTTCCTTGCGGGAATCGCAGCTATCGCCGCAATCCTCACGTTTGCGGTCATACCTGAGACGAAAGGGAAATCGCTAGAGAACTCATCAAGAGAGATAGATCTAGTTCAAACCTGA
- a CDS encoding PadR family transcriptional regulator, with protein sequence MYGHWHRRRGLSELILSLLSKKGEMTGAQIIREIEKVTQGIWRPSPGAIYPALDKLESNELISVSKAEKGQKYYQITEKGRKLLAPQSNLDVVIGDVEYNIRYVVENKELINAEIRERLRRILSQLEEILNDQS encoded by the coding sequence ATGTATGGGCACTGGCACAGGAGGAGAGGTTTGTCTGAGTTGATCCTGTCTCTGCTCAGTAAAAAGGGGGAGATGACGGGTGCCCAGATCATTAGGGAGATCGAGAAGGTGACTCAAGGTATATGGAGACCCTCTCCTGGGGCAATATATCCCGCGTTAGATAAGCTGGAGTCGAACGAGCTAATATCCGTGTCAAAAGCGGAGAAAGGGCAGAAGTATTATCAAATAACGGAGAAAGGGAGGAAACTTCTCGCTCCACAAAGTAACTTGGACGTTGTGATAGGAGACGTGGAATATAACATCAGGTACGTTGTTGAAAACAAGGAACTGATTAACGCAGAGATTAGGGAGAGATTAAGGAGAATACTCTCTCAGTTGGAGGAGATCTTGAATGATCAAAGTTGA
- a CDS encoding ABC transporter permease: MGTLAKVYAYIYLRGFKIWSSYKTQMILNVLSWILPVFTYYFVGDSLGGKLNLEGASNYTEFMIIGLAFQGYVSSTISTLSQRLRNEQLYGTIEYYVLSDGGVLSFLLYSALWGFTINSVNAGVILAIGAILHTQYHVNLLSFFLVLTLLLSASLGLSMISAGFTMFVKQGNPISFFFSTFTTLMSGTVFPVSVLPLWLKDISLAIPLTWALNGLRLAMLDGYGPIAIGGILIVLLIFNAILLPLGALFYLYSFNSSRKKGTLSEY, encoded by the coding sequence ATGGGCACTCTAGCTAAGGTTTACGCTTACATTTACCTCAGAGGGTTCAAGATATGGAGCAGTTATAAAACACAGATGATTTTAAACGTCCTCTCCTGGATCTTACCGGTTTTCACGTATTATTTCGTCGGAGACTCACTTGGAGGGAAGTTAAACCTTGAGGGAGCAAGCAACTACACCGAGTTCATGATAATAGGGCTGGCCTTTCAGGGTTACGTCTCTTCAACCATATCAACGTTGAGCCAAAGACTCAGAAACGAGCAGCTCTACGGTACGATTGAATACTACGTTCTCTCGGACGGAGGGGTGCTATCATTTCTACTTTATTCAGCTCTTTGGGGATTCACAATAAATTCAGTAAACGCAGGAGTGATCCTTGCCATAGGTGCTATCCTTCACACCCAATATCACGTAAATCTGCTCTCCTTTTTCCTCGTTTTAACACTGCTCTTGTCTGCATCCCTTGGGCTCTCTATGATCTCAGCAGGCTTCACTATGTTTGTAAAGCAAGGCAACCCTATATCTTTCTTCTTCTCGACATTCACCACCCTCATGTCAGGGACGGTTTTCCCGGTGTCCGTCCTACCTTTGTGGCTGAAGGACATAAGCTTGGCGATCCCTCTCACTTGGGCGCTGAACGGCTTGAGGCTAGCCATGTTGGACGGATACGGACCTATAGCAATAGGAGGGATATTGATAGTTCTACTTATCTTCAACGCAATACTCTTACCTCTTGGAGCTTTGTTCTACCTCTACTCTTTTAACTCATCAAGGAAGAAGGGGACTCTAAGCGAATACTGA
- a CDS encoding ABC transporter ATP-binding protein — MIKVEGVHKVFKVKRKEIRALNDVYFDVNKGEICGLVGHNGAGKTTLIKILSTLTVPDLGDALVDGFSVTREAKQVRKRLGIMMVSDRAFYYRLTGLENLIFFASVQGLSLNEARSRSKELLELVGLYEWMNVPYMKYSTGMARKLALARALITDPSVILMDEPTLGMDPISSREFRRLVEGLARSKTVLMTSHNMIEVEDLADTVVILNRGKVIAKGPPGELKERIGTMKLIKVKEADPKLRKFVVGFSDNYFLVRVPGNLNVDGEEIRREPATLEDVFVSLTEEADSTTNRTGGGHRRWAL, encoded by the coding sequence ATGATCAAAGTTGAGGGAGTTCATAAGGTCTTTAAAGTGAAGAGGAAGGAAATTCGAGCTCTCAACGACGTATACTTTGACGTGAATAAGGGAGAGATATGTGGACTGGTTGGTCATAACGGTGCTGGGAAGACCACCCTAATTAAGATCTTGTCCACTTTAACTGTTCCCGACTTGGGGGACGCTCTTGTTGACGGTTTCAGTGTCACCAGAGAGGCCAAACAGGTCAGGAAGCGCCTAGGGATCATGATGGTTAGCGATCGGGCGTTCTATTACAGGCTGACTGGTTTAGAGAACCTAATCTTTTTCGCCTCGGTTCAAGGCCTGTCTTTGAATGAGGCTAGATCTAGAAGCAAGGAACTGCTAGAGCTTGTGGGTCTCTATGAATGGATGAACGTCCCTTACATGAAGTACAGCACAGGGATGGCAAGGAAGTTGGCGCTCGCTAGAGCGCTCATCACCGATCCTTCAGTCATCCTAATGGATGAACCGACTCTAGGTATGGACCCGATCTCCTCAAGGGAGTTCAGGAGATTAGTGGAAGGGCTTGCCAGGAGCAAGACCGTTCTTATGACATCTCACAACATGATAGAAGTGGAGGATCTTGCTGACACCGTAGTTATTTTAAATAGAGGCAAAGTGATAGCTAAGGGGCCTCCTGGAGAGCTGAAGGAAAGGATTGGGACGATGAAACTGATCAAAGTGAAAGAGGCTGACCCGAAGCTAAGGAAGTTCGTAGTAGGTTTTTCTGATAATTACTTCCTTGTCAGAGTTCCTGGGAATCTAAACGTAGACGGGGAGGAGATAAGGAGGGAACCGGCCACTTTAGAGGACGTTTTCGTCTCGCTCACGGAGGAGGCCGACTCCACCACCAACAGGACGGGGGGAGGACATAGGAGATGGGCACTCTAG